One genomic segment of Bacteroides caccae includes these proteins:
- a CDS encoding RelA/SpoT family protein — translation MDDFFTSEEKKELFSLYRHLMQSAGDSISWRDCQKLKKHLIKAAQCNGLQRNNFGMNPVIRDLQTAVIVAEEIGMKGSCLIGIMLHEIVKAHILSIEDVNTEYGEDVGSIIKGLVKTNELYSKSPAIESENFRNLLLSFAEDMRVILIMIADRVNVMRQIKDTGNEEDRVKVANEAAYLYAPLAHKLGLYKLKSELEDLSLKYTQRETYYYIKEKLNETKASRDKYIAAFIEPIKKKVAEAGLTFDIKGRTKSIHSIWNKIQKQKTPFEGIYDLFAIRIILDSDPEPAKEKQECWQVYSIVTDMYQPNPKRLRDWLSIPKSNGYESLHITVMGPEGKWVEVQIRTRRMDEIAERGLAAHWRYKGIKGETGLDEWLTSVREALENADNDSMKVMDQFKMDLYEDEVFVFTPKGDLFKLAKGATVLDFAFHIHSKLGCKCIGAKVNGKNVQLKQKLNSGDQVEIMTSNTQTPKQDWLNIVTTSKARTKIRQALKEMVARQHAFAKETLERKFKNRKLEYDEATMMRLIKRLGFKNVTEFYQKIADGALDVNETLDKYVEQQKRDNDTHDEIIYRSAEGYNLQAAQEESTSKEDVLVIDQNLKGLEFKLAKCCNPIYGDDVFGFVTVSGGIKIHRADCPNATQMRERFGYRIVKARWAGKSVGTQYPITLRVVGHDDIGIVTNITSIISKENGITLRSIGIDSNDGLFSGTLTVMVGDTGHLEALIKKLRTVKGVKQVSRN, via the coding sequence ATGGACGACTTTTTTACATCAGAGGAAAAAAAGGAGCTTTTTTCACTCTACCGGCATTTAATGCAATCCGCCGGAGACAGTATTTCCTGGAGGGATTGCCAAAAGTTAAAGAAACATCTAATCAAAGCCGCCCAATGTAACGGGTTGCAACGCAATAACTTCGGGATGAATCCCGTCATCAGAGATTTACAAACGGCTGTTATCGTAGCCGAGGAAATCGGAATGAAAGGTTCGTGCCTTATCGGAATCATGCTGCATGAAATTGTGAAAGCACATATCCTGAGCATTGAGGACGTGAACACCGAATACGGGGAAGATGTAGGCAGTATCATCAAAGGACTAGTGAAAACGAATGAACTGTACTCCAAGAGTCCGGCTATCGAATCGGAGAATTTCCGCAACCTTCTCCTGTCATTTGCCGAAGATATGCGTGTGATCCTGATTATGATTGCCGACCGTGTGAACGTAATGCGCCAGATTAAGGATACCGGAAACGAGGAAGACCGCGTCAAGGTTGCGAATGAGGCAGCATACCTATATGCTCCACTGGCACACAAGCTGGGGCTTTACAAGCTAAAGTCGGAGCTGGAAGACTTATCATTGAAGTACACCCAACGGGAAACGTATTATTATATAAAGGAGAAGCTGAACGAGACGAAAGCTTCCCGCGACAAATATATTGCCGCCTTCATCGAACCGATAAAAAAGAAGGTCGCGGAAGCCGGACTGACGTTCGACATTAAGGGACGCACCAAGTCGATACATTCTATATGGAACAAGATTCAGAAGCAGAAGACTCCGTTTGAAGGGATTTATGACTTGTTCGCTATTCGTATTATCCTGGATTCCGATCCGGAACCCGCTAAGGAAAAGCAGGAGTGCTGGCAGGTGTATTCTATTGTGACGGATATGTACCAACCGAACCCGAAGCGTCTGCGCGACTGGCTCTCGATTCCGAAAAGTAATGGTTATGAGTCGTTGCACATCACCGTCATGGGGCCGGAAGGAAAATGGGTGGAGGTACAGATCCGTACCCGCCGAATGGACGAAATCGCAGAGCGGGGTTTGGCCGCCCACTGGAGATATAAAGGTATCAAAGGCGAGACGGGACTGGACGAATGGCTGACTTCCGTCAGGGAGGCACTGGAAAACGCCGACAACGATTCGATGAAGGTTATGGACCAGTTTAAAATGGACCTTTACGAAGACGAGGTATTTGTATTTACCCCGAAAGGGGATTTATTCAAACTTGCCAAAGGAGCTACTGTACTCGATTTTGCATTTCATATTCACAGTAAGCTGGGATGCAAATGCATCGGCGCCAAAGTGAACGGCAAAAATGTACAGTTGAAACAGAAGCTTAACAGCGGCGACCAGGTGGAAATCATGACATCGAACACCCAGACACCAAAACAGGACTGGCTGAACATCGTGACGACCTCTAAAGCACGCACCAAGATACGGCAGGCACTCAAAGAAATGGTGGCACGCCAGCACGCTTTCGCTAAAGAGACGCTGGAACGAAAGTTCAAAAACCGCAAACTGGAATATGATGAAGCGACAATGATGCGCCTTATCAAGCGTCTGGGATTCAAAAATGTGACGGAGTTTTATCAGAAAATAGCGGACGGAGCGCTGGATGTCAACGAGACGCTGGATAAATATGTCGAACAGCAGAAACGGGATAACGACACGCATGATGAAATTATTTACCGTAGCGCCGAGGGTTACAATTTGCAAGCCGCACAGGAGGAATCAACATCCAAAGAGGATGTGCTTGTGATCGACCAGAACCTGAAAGGACTGGAATTTAAACTGGCAAAATGTTGTAATCCTATTTACGGAGATGATGTGTTCGGATTCGTGACAGTGAGCGGAGGTATCAAGATTCACCGGGCAGACTGTCCGAATGCTACGCAAATGCGCGAGCGTTTCGGCTACCGGATTGTGAAAGCACGTTGGGCGGGTAAGTCGGTAGGTACGCAATATCCTATTACGCTGCGTGTTGTAGGGCATGATGATATCGGTATCGTAACAAATATCACTTCTATCATTTCCAAAGAGAATGGTATCACGCTGCGTTCTATCGGGATTGATTCCAACGACGGGTTGTTCTCCGGAACGTTGACTGTCATGGTAGGTGACACCGGACATCTGGAAGCTCTTATCAAGAAGCTACGGACGGTAAAGGGAGTAAAACAAGTAAGCCGGAATTAA
- a CDS encoding MFS transporter has translation MAVKLWTVHFMRICVANLLLFISLYVLFPVLPIEMSERLGLPVTETGVIFLFFTLGMFLIGPFHAYLVDAYKRKNVCLFSFALMVAATVGYAFVTNITELILLSTVQGLAFGIATTAGITLAIDITNSTLRSAGNVSFSWIARLGMILGIILGVWFDQHYAFKTLLTVSVTTGALGILTVAGVYVPFRAPFVTKLYSFDRFLLLRGWVPAINLILITFIPGLLIPLVHPSLNDIVLGDTGVSMPFFAGVGMGYLASLVIARLFILKEKTLRLVIMGLGLEILAICLLKAGYSSGISSVLLGLGLGLIMPEFLVMFVKLSHHCQRGTANTTHLLAGEVGITLGIAVACYMDTDTDQMFYIGQIVASVALLFFVLITYPYYIKKKVR, from the coding sequence ATGGCAGTTAAATTGTGGACAGTACATTTTATGCGGATATGTGTAGCTAATTTGCTGTTGTTTATATCCTTGTACGTGTTGTTTCCGGTGCTTCCCATTGAAATGTCGGAACGTCTCGGATTGCCGGTGACGGAGACAGGGGTTATCTTTCTCTTTTTCACGCTGGGAATGTTCCTTATCGGTCCTTTCCATGCCTATCTGGTAGATGCATACAAACGTAAGAATGTATGCCTGTTTTCTTTTGCCCTTATGGTAGCGGCAACGGTAGGTTATGCTTTTGTGACGAACATTACGGAACTTATCCTGCTGAGCACCGTGCAGGGACTGGCATTCGGTATCGCTACTACCGCAGGAATTACGCTAGCCATTGACATTACGAACTCTACGCTTCGTAGTGCCGGAAACGTCAGTTTTTCATGGATAGCACGACTGGGAATGATTCTCGGAATTATCCTCGGCGTCTGGTTCGACCAACACTATGCATTTAAGACTTTGCTAACGGTATCCGTTACCACTGGTGCTTTGGGGATTCTGACAGTAGCCGGTGTTTATGTTCCCTTTCGTGCACCGTTTGTCACTAAGCTGTATTCATTCGACCGCTTTCTGCTGCTTCGCGGGTGGGTTCCTGCCATAAACCTGATCCTGATAACGTTTATACCGGGGTTACTGATTCCGCTTGTACATCCTTCCCTCAACGATATCGTACTGGGAGATACGGGTGTATCTATGCCCTTTTTCGCCGGAGTGGGAATGGGCTATCTGGCTTCCCTGGTTATCGCTCGCTTGTTTATCCTGAAAGAGAAAACGCTGAGGTTGGTGATTATGGGACTCGGATTGGAGATACTGGCAATCTGCCTGTTGAAAGCAGGTTATTCTAGCGGTATTTCTTCCGTTCTGCTGGGATTGGGATTAGGACTGATAATGCCGGAATTTCTGGTGATGTTCGTAAAACTGTCTCACCATTGTCAACGGGGTACAGCCAATACAACTCATCTGCTGGCTGGTGAAGTCGGCATTACACTTGGAATTGCTGTTGCGTGCTATATGGATACGGATACCGATCAAATGTTTTACATAGGACAAATCGTTGCTTCGGTCGCCTTATTGTTCTTTGTGCTGATAACGTATCCATATTATATCAAAAAGAAAGTGAGATAA
- a CDS encoding DUF4301 family protein produces the protein MITTQDKELLAKKGITEAQIAEQLACFQTGFPFLKLDAAASIEKGILAPDAEEQKAYLAAWDAYKNTDKTIVKFVPASGAASRMFKNLFEFLSAEYDKPTTKFEQAFFDGIRNFAFYDDLNVACQRTAGKDIPGLLEEGNYKAVVAALLETAGLNYGALPKGLLKFHKYPEGPRTPLEEHLAEGAMYAAGKSGKVNVHFTVSTEHRELFKKLVEEKTGEFAKRYGVDYYITFSEQKPSTDTIAADMDNQPFRDNGKLLFRPGGHGALIENLNDLDADIIFIKNIDNVVPDKLKADTVTYKKLIAGVLVTLQKKAFEYLELLDSGKYTHEQVMEILQFLQKQLFCKNPEVKNLEDAELVIYLKQKLNRPMRVCGMVKNVGEPGGGPFLAYNSDGTISLQILESSQIDMNDPAKKEMFEKGTHFNPVDLVCAVRDYKGHKFDLVRFVDKATGFISYKSKNGKDLKALELPGLWNGAMSDWNTVFVEVPLTTFNPVKTVNDLLREQHQ, from the coding sequence ATGATAACGACACAGGACAAAGAGTTGCTTGCCAAAAAAGGCATCACGGAAGCGCAAATAGCAGAGCAACTAGCATGCTTCCAGACGGGTTTCCCTTTTTTGAAACTGGATGCGGCTGCTTCCATAGAGAAAGGTATCTTAGCTCCCGATGCAGAAGAACAAAAAGCTTATTTAGCTGCTTGGGACGCATATAAGAACACAGATAAGACTATTGTGAAATTCGTTCCTGCCTCGGGTGCTGCGAGTCGTATGTTCAAGAACTTGTTCGAGTTTCTGTCTGCCGAATATGACAAGCCCACTACAAAGTTCGAACAGGCATTTTTTGACGGTATCAGGAATTTTGCTTTCTATGACGATTTGAATGTAGCCTGCCAGCGTACTGCCGGAAAAGACATACCGGGACTACTGGAAGAAGGCAACTATAAAGCTGTGGTAGCCGCATTGCTCGAAACGGCCGGATTGAATTACGGCGCACTTCCGAAAGGGCTGCTCAAATTCCACAAATATCCCGAAGGCCCGCGTACCCCGCTCGAAGAACATCTTGCTGAAGGTGCTATGTATGCTGCCGGAAAAAGTGGCAAGGTCAATGTACATTTCACTGTATCTACGGAACATCGCGAACTATTCAAGAAACTAGTGGAAGAGAAGACCGGAGAATTTGCGAAACGCTACGGAGTGGATTACTACATCACCTTCTCCGAGCAGAAACCGAGCACGGACACTATTGCAGCCGATATGGACAACCAACCGTTCCGCGATAACGGTAAACTGTTGTTCCGCCCGGGAGGACACGGTGCGCTAATCGAGAACCTCAATGACCTTGACGCCGATATTATCTTTATCAAGAATATCGACAATGTAGTGCCCGATAAACTGAAAGCTGACACAGTGACTTATAAGAAACTGATTGCCGGTGTACTGGTAACTTTGCAGAAAAAAGCTTTCGAGTATCTTGAGTTGCTTGATAGTGGAAAATATACGCATGAGCAAGTTATGGAAATTCTTCAGTTCCTGCAAAAACAACTTTTCTGCAAGAATCCCGAAGTGAAAAACCTCGAAGACGCCGAGTTGGTGATCTATCTGAAACAGAAGTTGAACCGTCCGATGCGTGTCTGCGGTATGGTGAAGAACGTAGGCGAACCGGGTGGTGGTCCGTTCCTGGCATACAATAGCGACGGAACAATCTCCCTGCAAATCCTCGAAAGTTCTCAGATTGACATGAATGACCCTGCAAAAAAGGAAATGTTTGAGAAGGGAACTCACTTCAATCCGGTAGACTTGGTTTGTGCTGTTCGTGATTACAAAGGACATAAGTTTGACTTAGTGAGATTTGTAGATAAAGCAACCGGTTTCATTTCATATAAATCGAAGAATGGTA